A single Drechmeria coniospora strain ARSEF 6962 chromosome 03, whole genome shotgun sequence DNA region contains:
- a CDS encoding glutathione reductase, with protein MEASRKFGHPTPSNPAQGELIGTRPRKYINHPVDLPALSSLRDIVSRPPPFPSMPLLALAPRASSYLASASRTAPSRIASLTRHLSASSSSAMAPITKETDYLVLGGGSGGLGSARMASAKFGAKAMIVEANRLGGTCVNVGCVPKKITYHAAAIAETLHEATAYGFSVEESAPFDWTTFKTKRDAYIERLNGIYARNLDNDKVEYLHGWGRLLSKNQAEVTLDDGSKVLVNAKKILIAVGGRPNPPPKIPGAELGINSDGFFEIEKQPKKVAIIGAGYIAVEFAGMFNTLGTETHLFIRHDTFLRNFDPMIQETVTKEYERLGVKLHKRSNATRVERDADGKLTVTYKDDAGRESSVSEVDTLIWAIGRRPETRGIGLEEAGVKLSDKGYVVVDEFQNSSVDNIYALGDVTGQVELTPVAIAAGRKLANRLFGPSQFSTAKLDYNCIPSVVFAHPEVGSIGLSEPQAVEKYGKDKVKVYKTSFTALYYSMMNPEQKGPTNYKLIVTGPEEKVVGLHIMGAGSGEMLQGFGVAIKMGATKADFDSCVAIHPTSAEELVTLK; from the exons ATGGAAGCTTCACGCAAATTCGGCCACCCAACTCCTAGCAACCCCGCCCAAGGCGAACTAATAGGCACTCGTCCACGCAAGTACATTAATCATCCTGTCGACCTTCCCGCCTTGTCCTCGCTGCGGGATATCGTCTCTCGACCCCCGCCCTTTCCGTCGATGCCGCTTCTCGCCCTTGCACCCCGCGCCTCCTCCTAcctcgcctccgcctccaGAACGGCTCCGTCGCGAATAGCTTCACTGACCCGCCACCTGTCGGCATCTTCTTCGTCCGCCATGGCCCCCATCACCAAGGAAACGGActacctcgtcctcggaggcggcagcggcggcctcggctcggCTCGCATGGCCAGCGCCAAGTTTGGTGCCAAGGCGATGATTGTCGAGGCCAATCGGCTCGGCGGAACCTGCGTCAACGTCGG GTGTGTGCCCAAGAAGATCACGtaccacgccgccgccatcgccgaaaCGCTCCACGAGGCCACGGCCTACGGCTTCTCCGTCGAGGAGTCGGCGCCCTTTGACTGGACGACGTTCAAGACGAAGCGGGACGCGTACATCGAGCGGCTCAACGGAATCTACGCGCGCAACCTCGACAACGACAAGGTCGAATACCTTCACGGCTGGGGCCGGCTGCTGTCCAAGAACCAGGCCGAGgtgacgctcgacgacggctccaaGGTGCTCGTCAACGCGAAGAAGatcctcatcgccgtcggaggCCGGCCCAACCCGCCGCCCAAGAtccccggcgccgagctcggcatcaacaGCGACGGCTTCTTCGAGATTGAGAAGCAGCCCAAGAAGGTGGCCATCATCGGAGCCGGCTacatcgccgtcgagttCGCCGGCATGTTCAACACGCTCGGGACCGAGACCCATCTCTTCATCAGGCACGACACCTTCCTGCGCAACTTTGATCCCATGATCCAGGAGACGGTCACCAAGGAGTACGAGCGGCTGGGCGTGAAGCTGCACAAGAGGTCCAACGCGACGAGGGTGGAAagggacgccgacggcaagctcaCCGTCACCTACAAGGATGACGCCGGCCGCGAGAGTTCCGTGTCCGAGGTCGACACGCTGATCTGGGCCATCGGCCGAAGGCCCGAAACCCGTGGCATCGGcctggaggaggcgggcgtCAAGCTGAGCGACAAGGgctacgtcgtcgtcgacgagttcCAGAACAGCAGCGTCGACAACATCTACGCGCTCGGCGACGTGACGGGCCAGGTGGAGCTGACgcccgtcgccatcgccgccggcaggaAGCTCGCCAATCGACTCTTCGGGCCGTCGCAGTTCTCCACGGCCAAGCTCGACTACAACTGCATCCCGTCCGTCGTCTTTGCCCACCCCGAGGTCGGCAGCATCGGCCTGTCGGAGCCGCAGGCGGTGGAAAAGTACGGCAAGGACAAGGTCAAGGTGTACAAGACGAGCTTTACGGCGCTGTACTACTCCATGATGAACCCGGAGCAGAAAGGCCCGACAAACTACAAGCTCATCGTCACCGGCCCGGAGGAGAAGGTCGTCGGCCTGCACATCATGGGCGCGGGCAGCGGTGAGATGCTGCAGGGGTTTGGCGTCGCCATCAAGATGGGCGCCACCAAGGCCGACTTTGACAGCTGCGTGGCCATCCACCCCACgagcgccgaggagctggtGACGCTGAAATAG
- a CDS encoding DENN domain-containing protein, producing MAPATSSSTRAPRLPPSKTFPDSRVSPSFDLRSTLPPLPFRFCSSPSSAEASSSPQGASVRTPSPSCHRLVPDGELSRRRLPSAIVSICLGAAGPGSVPPSYSLASTPTTTPDHDPRPRPPTTTSLPRDRSTSSSSRLAMPPSLTTRPSFSRPRTGDRDGRPGTRDQSGPHDDRMLIPSRTSSLHSRITQPIPSTLGLKAQHRTPKTLTHAYMVCGVGREPSQWVKAPAPVQGKISHMKGAVGQFWLPEILGSSPRLEQDNEIARALHSAMRACFPHDVEICTGRGQPHCVHHAFVLQQDSSHTLYGICLRVWSRADDRRAETIRELRKRTEPDFYDNADETYWIPYCLSFLSRYPLYDLLGDYLRGMWIHWNKATNLFHAEEVSRILSFPAPRLNDLVRIDMRDYALCYQFPSSPTGFQNFAMWPLFACLSVPNIVGVVEAAISPTRRIILVSHHPAMLTVAAETLRYCVRVYEWSGLYVPVVHARHAHELVQEPGPYVLGVTAECRSLFTAPADALVVDLDRNFVLTSSPPTALSPGQRNKFVARLTQALDGDVTPSGVPQHLRSAYGGGKLVPAGQIIVMRGEVESVEDPTWWNQDSVMAVMDHVCEKLGRNTGLKAVLGGSVKKPLMTKVSMRHLNEIVRERNQYSRDALEAWQDFINLKGRMDTELAKVSNRNNYLVEELESWKQQFLKFQSFAEQLTKETQDLKVKIESHKRENRRLTGLLDQQKDDGARLTVRLSGTEKQRDDALEALILQQEIAEELERERKRNRQELAQLHHANASISRQRDEARRVVLHLRSLIGGQSHHMEHLAQSLTKPDDLAAATDDEGAAADEDDEERAARRASHRLSSSSFIDVADRHLKDKTDAIAHIVRSIADQCQAAVDSLQLAQDAEMRSLRRQSNLSVVPSEDGVDDRSVATSDAGDEARPQAAFGRASSIPPTPDLVHNRSSTAMSFASATTTPERSSQQFSMHQDIPTKIVEDDEEFEECRSDTGAAPNEASVVAKHSQSLLHRPSGARISALGGSR from the exons ATGGCCCCTgcaacctcctcctccacccgGGCCCCCCGTCTCCCGCCGTCTAAGACCTTTCCTGATTCCCGTGTCTCGCCCTCCTTCGACCTCCGCTCGACTCTCCCTCCTCTGCCGTTCCGTTTCTgctcgtcaccgtcctccGCCGAggcttcctcctcgcccc AGGGAGCTTCCGTccgcacgccgtcgccgtcttgcCACCGCCTCGTCCCGGATGGCGAGCTGAGTCGACGTCGCCTGCCCTCCGCCATCGTCTCCATCTGCCTCGGAGCCGCCGGCCCAGGATCCGTCCCTCCATCATATAGTCTGGCTTCGACCCCGACCACGACCCCCGACCACGACCCCCGACCACGACCCCCGACCACGACCTCGCTCCCTCGTGACCgttcgacctcgtcctcctctcgCCTCGCCATGCCGCCCTCGCTCACGACGCGCCCGTCCTTCAGCCGCCCGAGGACGGGCGATCGCGATGGCCGGCCCGGCACCCGCGACCAGAGCGGCCCTCACGACGACCGCATGCTCATCCCGAGCCGCACCTCGTCGCTGCACTCGCGCATCACCCAGCCCATCCCCTCGACGCTCGGCCTCAAGGCCCAGCACCGCACCCCCAAGACGCTCACGCACGCCTACATGGTCTGCGGCGTCGGTCGCGAGCCCTCGCAGTGGGTCAAGGCGCCGGCCCCCGTCCAGGGAAAGATCAGCCACATgaagggcgccgtcggccagttCTGGCTGCCCGAGATCCTCGGcagctcgcctcgcctcgagcAGGACAACGAGATCGCCCGGGCCTTGCACTCGGCCATGAGG GCCTGCTTCCCCCACGACGTCGAGATCTGCACCGGCCGCGGCCAGCCTCACTGCGTCCACCACGCCTTCGTCCTGCAGCAGGACTCGTCCCACACCCTCTACGGCATCTGCCTGCGCGTCTGGTCCCGCGCCGACGACCGGCGCGCCGAGACCATCCGCGAGCTGCGGAAGCGCACCGAGCCCGACTTCTACGacaacgccgacgagacgtaCTGGATCCCCTACTGCCTGTCCTTCCTGTCGCGGTACCCGCTCTAcgacctcctcggcgactACCTCCGGGGCATGTGGATTCACTGGAACAAGGCCACCAACCTCTTCCACGCCGAGGAGGTGTCGCGCATCCTGAGCTTCCCCGCGCCCCGCCTCAACGACCTCGTCCGCATCGACATGCGCGACTACGCCCTGTGCTACCAGttcccctcgtcgcccacggGCTTCCAGAACTTCGCCATGTGGCCCCTCTTCGCCTGCCTGTCCGTGCCCaacatcgtcggcgtcgtcgaggcggccatcTCGCCCACGCGCcgcatcatcctcgtcagCCACCACCCGGCCAtgctcaccgtcgccgccgagacgctCCGCTACTGCGTCCGCGTCTACGAGTGGAGCGGCCTCTACGTGCCCGTCGTCCACGCCCGCCACGCCCACGAGCTCGTCCAGGAGCCGGGCCCCTACGTGCTCGGCGTCACCGCCGAGTGCCGCTCCCTCTTCACCGcccccgccgacgccctcgtcgtcgacctcgaccgcaACTTCGTCCTCACCTCGAGCCCGCCCACGGCCCTCTCGCCCGGCCAGCGCAACAAGTTCGTCGCCCGCCTCACCcaggccctcgacggcgacgtgaCCCCCTCGGGCGTCCCCCAGCACCTGCGCTCCgcctacggcggcggcaagctcGTGCCCGCCGGCCAGATCATCGTCATgcgcggcgaggtcgagtcGGTCGAGGACCCCACCTGGTGGAACCAGGAttccgtcatggccgtcatggACCACGTCTGCGAGAAGCTCGGCCGCAACACCGGCCTCaaggccgtcctcggcggctcCGTCAAGAAGCCCCTCATGACCAAGGTCTCGATGCGCCACCTCAACGAGATCGTCCGCGAGCGGAACCAGTACTCgcgcgacgccctcgaggcctGGCAGGACTTCATCAACCTCAAGGGTCGCATGGACACGGAGCTCGCCAAGGTCAGCAACCGGAACAActacctcgtcgaggagctcgagagcTGGAAGCAGCAGTTCCTCAAGTTCCAGTCCTTCGCCGAGCAGCTCACCAAGGAGACGCAGGACCTCAAGGTCAAGATCGAGTCGCACAAGCGCGAGAACCGCCGGCTCaccggcctcctcgaccagcaaaaggacgacggcgcccgcctGACCGTCCGCCTGTCCGGCACCGAGAAGCAGCGCGACGACGCGCTCGAGGCCCTCATCCTGCAGCAGGAGattgccgaggagctcgagcgcgagcgcaAGCGGAACCGGCAGGAGCTCGCCCAGCTGCACCACGCCAACGCGAGCATCTCGCGCCAGCGCGACGAGGCCCGCCGCGTCGTGCTGCACCTGCGCAGCCTCATCGGCGGCCAGAGCCATCACATGGAGCACCTCGCCCAGTCCCTGACCAAGcccgacgacctcgccgccgccaccgacgacgagggggccgccgccgacgaggacgacgaggagcgcgccgcccgccgcgccAGCCACcggctctcgtcgtcgagcttcatcgacgtcgccgaccgcCACCTCAAGGACAAGACGGACGCCATCGCCCACATCGTCCGCAGCATCGCCGACCAGTGccaggccgccgtcgacagccTCCAGCTCGCCCAGGACGCCGAGATGCGATCGCTCCGACGCCAGAGCAACCTGTCCGTCGTCCcgagcgaggacggcgtcgacgaccgctccgtcgccacctcggacgccggcgacgaggcccgcCCCCAGGCCGCCTTCGGACGCGCCTCGAGCatcccgccgacgcccgaccTCGTCCACAACCGGAGCAGCACGGCCATGTCGTTtgcctcggccacgacgacgcccgagcGCTCGAGCCAGCAGTTCTCGATGCACCAGGACATACCCACCAAgatcgtcgaggacgatgaggaGTTTGAGGAGTGCCGAAGCGACACGGGCGCCGCCCCCAACGAGGccagcgtcgtcgccaagcaCTCCCAGTCGCTCCTCCACCGCCCCTCGGGCGCGAGGATCAGCGCGCTCGGCGGCTCGCGCTga
- a CDS encoding putative protein transport protein SEC6, producing MDDAPAPRLSDLLRHPDDLDKIPALKLEFSRKKGAVDSRLRNGLREQLETTQSGMTGLGDGQKAVQMIKDEMMSIDRLCSESQIMIKDFASINLVSQAHRNFGAVETMRRNLETFNDRLTMVDRMLQQDDDDKENMPNLLRCHYELTQLRNIRDDAMEQIQRAEDPSLEQTLEDYFARLDDAIDWFDEHVGLLAMNLINLVVEDNNGLVVRFAVVMEAEERSDQRVLALQEALKDHEEMAARFQSITDGAKKARGYKAKFMQAIKLGAEQQFEQARDEFLDDASRLDKIMKWYFNDLNAVKVGMTPLMPKRWRIAKTYADIYHQLMHDFLVGIIDGPDASSGHTLEIAGFPDKYYKKMARMGFKQESLVPHVVDNREAELVRDFRQLIIKFLDEWIDRIFAQEKADFADRNVEGSNLDQDEYGYFRTKNLVALWRMLREQVEAGANSQRADVVEGVIDAMFLRLRTRQQAWQRLLEDEAARYEAGKVPELEAFQALQDWLVATANDQIACIDDNEDENRLGYLSSFCQRFEPHVTAQYLGRVDQEVAALRDGYVDFSTWCINKFAQLIFAIDFKAVMPDFFTPRWYPNTAMKQMVVTFEEYVNDYRQVLHHSLVDIFTEIFADELLVRYLSSVRNKGARFRRTDPFRDKLFNDISTAFEFFNNLPNPDVANSIKQTWRATESFLRLLSADKDTVADEFAAFKTTYWDLQLSWVEAVLRSRDDFERSMLNAVKARAAQMDVVRGPETIMGKVK from the coding sequence ATGGACGACgccccggcgccgaggttgTCGGACCTGCTGCGGCAccccgacgacctcgacaagATCCCCGCCCTCAAGCTCGAGTTCTCGCGCAAaaagggcgccgtcgacagccGGCTGCGCAACGGCCTgcgcgagcagctcgagacGACCCAGTCGGGCATGacgggcctcggcgacggccaaaaGGCGGTCCAGATGATCAAGGACGAGATGATGAGCATCGACCGGCTGTGCTCCGAGTCGCAGATCATGATCAAGGACTTTGCCAGCATCAACCTCGTCTCCCAGGCCCACCGCAacttcggcgccgtcgagacgaTGCGGCGCAACCTCGAGACCTTCAACGACCGGCTGACCATGGTCGACCGCATGCtgcagcaggacgacgacgacaaggagaACATGCCGAACCTGCTGCGCTGCCACTACGAGCTGACGCAGCTGCGGAACATCcgcgacgacgccatggaGCAGATCCAGAGGGCCGAGGACCCGAGCCTCGAGCAGACGCTCGAGGACTACTtcgcccgcctcgacgacgccatcgactggttcgacgagcacgtcggcctgctcgccatGAACCTCatcaacctcgtcgtcgaggacaacaacggcctcgtcgtccgcttcgccgtcgtcatggaggccgaggagcgcaGCGACCAGCGCGTCCTCGCCCTGCAGGAGGCCCTCAAGGACCACGAGGAGATGGCCGCCCGCTTCCAGAGCATCACCGACGGCGCCAAGAAGGCGCGCGGCTACAAGGCCAAGTTCATGCAGGCCATcaagctcggcgccgagcagcagTTCGAGCAGGCCCGCGACGagttcctcgacgacgccagcCGCCTCGACAAGATCATGAAGTGGTACTTCAACGACCTCAACGCCGTCAAGGTCGGCATGACGCCCCTCATGCCCAAGCGCTGGCGCATCGCCAAGACGTACGCCGACATCTACCACCAGCTGATGCACgacttcctcgtcggcatcatcgacggccCCGACGCCAGCTCGGGCCACACGCTCGAGATCGCCGGCTTCCCCGACAAGTACTACAAGAAGATGGCGAGGATGGGCTTCAAGCAGGAGTCGCTCGTCCcccacgtcgtcgacaaccgcgaggccgagctcgtccgcgACTTCCGCCAGCTCATCATCAAGTTCCTCGACGAGTGGATCGACCGCATCTTCGCCCAGGAGAAGGCCGACTTCGCCGACCGCAACGTCGAGGGCTCCAACCTCGACCAGGACGAGTACGGCTACTTCCGGACCAAgaacctcgtcgccctctgGCGCATGCTCcgcgagcaggtcgaggctGGCGCCAACTCGCAgcgcgccgacgtcgtcgagggcgtcatcgacgccatGTTCCTGCGCCTGCGCACCCGCCAGCAGGCCTGGCAGCgcctgctcgaggacgaggccgcccgctacgaggccggcaaggtgcccgagctcgaggccttCCAGGCGCTGCAGGACTGGCTCGTCGCCACGGCCAACGACCAGATCGCCTgcatcgacgacaacgaggacgagaaccGGCTCGGCTACCTGTCGAGCTTCTGCCAGAGGTTCGAGCCGCACGTCACGGCCCAgtacctcggccgcgtcgaccaGGAGGTGGCCGCCCTGCGCGACGGATACGTCGACTTCAGCACCTGGTGCATCAACAAGTTTGCCCAACTCATCTTCGCCATCGACTTCAAGGCCGTCATGCCCGACTTCTTCACCCCGCGATGGTACCCCAACACGGCCATGAAGCAGATGGTCGTGACGTTTGAGGAGTACGTCAACGACTACCGCCAAGTCCTGCACCActccctcgtcgacatcTTCACCGAGatcttcgccgacgagctcctcgtccgctACCTCTCCTCCGTCCGCAACAAGGGCGCCCGCTTCCGTCGCACCGACCCCTTCCGCGACAAGCTCTTCAACGACATCTCGACCGCCTTCGAGTTCTTCAACAACCTCCCCAACCCAGACGTCGCCAACTCCATCAAGCAGACCTGGCGCGCCACCGAGTCCTTTCTCCGCCTCCTCTCGGCCGACAAGgacaccgtcgccgacgagttcGCCGCCTTCAAGACCACCTACTGGGACCTGCAGCTGAGCTGGGTTGAGGCCGTCCTCCGCTCCCGCGACGACTTTGAGCGGAGCATGCTCAACGCCGTCAAGGCCCGGGCCGCTCAGATGGACGTCGTCCGCGGGCCCGAGACCATCATGGGCAAAGTGAAGTGA
- a CDS encoding EF hand domain protein, with product MSTDTGADSASLNLNLTPEEKRVYGDLFKQADPENLRVVTGDAAVSFFDKTRLDSRVLGEIWQIADKENRGFLTPTGFGVVLRLIGHAQAGREPRADLALKPAPLPRFDGIHTAAAPAASTSPLGSSPIQAQGTGGAVRIPALTPDKVAQYSALFERQPLQGNMLAGDQARQIFDKSGLPNETLGRIWALADTEQRGALVQPEFIIAMHLLTSMKTGALRTLPNVLPAGLYEAATQRASVSGPRQSPNSTGLSAIPRQMSGTAQARTNSPHGRASLLAPQTTGPAAGDWAVTPADKERFDQIYATLDKTKKGYITGDEAVPFFSQSNLSEEALAQIWDLADFNSQGQLTSDGFAVAMYLIRQQRSGRSAALPAALPANLIPPSMRNQARAPAPTSAFDPPPATQPPPPQPSSALDDLFGLDSSAPNPMTAAPAQAPMSTGGSNANDPFAGGSAVLSPSSPIRSAASNSAFKPFVPSSSFGKGLSAQPTGDGPKQAQAEDLLDDHDPESSQRITGETTELANLSNQIGSLSKEMQDVQGKRTVTQNEFNQTSSQKKNFEQRLAQLRTLYEKEAADARALEEQLRKSRADTQRLQGECMALEGEYRDAQAQHRQVAEALQSDQQENADLRERIRVINGEIAQLKPQIEKLKSEARQQKGLVAINKKQLATTENERNKLKAEAEGSVRGGDEGSRQLDSASPAHASSAYIASPTLSTSSANNPFYKRTASADVVGPFPLPTRSVSNKSFDDVFGPSLPPGSSNTPPLPTGVFKQQHTGNSATSVGSYNTANTATSTPNMSHQGTIISEPPAPPESRQISSSFLPFPDHTESLSSSRQVSPPASRAEGSAVSLTPIPYLGDSSPRVPATMGVPTTSEDEDEKGKAASPATPTNIPGSFYPAIMAETAQKASQGETLAVNEPEQFRNTDQAKAKTDFDNAFAAFASSKDSSAAEGSNTQATFDSEFPPISELEREEDSESDSEQGGFDDDFTTASPQQKSGGKKSSRKGRTTAVTDKTDGFAAAKVPIADDQLAEPATSSLEQPRSAATMTNSKAADTQSTAFGNDMFGSAAPAPMASSNPLANDVLSSAAPAPTTLKPLANDIFSSPAPAPTTLKPLVKDIFNPPAPVPAVSAPGPMKPAAKGAFDDLDEDFDGLEDAKEGSADDDFANISRDDFNPVFDSSPPTSQAKSESTAFGNESSFDFVPSQSVASGSGMAGDGPQKGSDNHDWDAIFSGLDKPTTATPPGFNSEKSKSDGKKDKGPLPGTALAEPGEHDDPILKNLTGMGYSRKDAVAALEKYDYNLERAANFLASQS from the exons ATGTCTACGGACACGGGCGCTGATTCTG CTTCGCTCAATCTCAACCTGACGCCCGAGGAGAAGCGAGTGTACGGTGACCTCTTCAAGCAAGCTGACCCCGAGAATCTCCGAGTCGTCacgggcgatgccgccgtgAGCTTCTTCGACAAGACGAGGCTCGACTCGCGTGTGCTAGGAGAG ATCTGGCAGATCGCCGACAAGGAGAACCGCGGGTTCCTGACGCCGACCGGCTTTGGCGTCGTCCTGCGCCTCATCGGCCATGCCCAAGCCGGCCGTGAACCGAGGGCCGATTTGGCGCTCAAGCCGGCCCCCCTGCCTCGATTTGACGGCATCcacaccgccgccgccccggcggcctcgacgtcaccCTTGGGGTCGTCGCCTATACAAGCCCAGGGCACTGGTGGTGCCGTCCGAATTCCCGCCCTGACCCCGGACAAGGTTGCCCAGTATTCGGCCCTGTTCGAACGACAGCCTTTGCAGGGCAACATGCTCGCGGGTGACCAGGCTCGACAAATCTTTGACAAGTCCGGCTTGCCAAACGAGACGCTCGGCAGGATATGGGCCTTGGCTGATACCGAGCAGCGTGGCGCCCTGGTTCAGCCCGAGTTCATCATCGCCATGCACCTGCTCACCTCGATGAAGACGGGCGCTCTCCGCACCCTACCCAACGTCCTACCCGCTGGCCTGTACGAAGCCGCGACGCAGCGTGCGTCCGTCTCGGGCCCTCGGCAGTCGCCCAACAGCACCGGCCTTTCCGCCATCCCTAGGCAGATGAGCGGCACGGCCCAGGCTCGCACCAACAGTCCCCACGGGCGGGCTTCCCTCTTGGCCCCCCAAACCACCGGACCGGCCGCGGGCGACTGGGCCGTCACGCCGGCCGACAAGGAGCGCTTTGATCAGATCTACGCCACCTTGGACAAGACGAAGAAAGGATACATCACCGGAGACGAGGCCGTGCCCTTCTTCAGCCAGTCCAACCTGTCCGAGGAGGCACTGGCGCAGATCTGGGACCTCGCAGATTTCAACAGCCAAGGCCAGCTCACCTCGGatggcttcgccgtcgccatgtaCCTGATTCGACAGCAGCGTAGCGGGCGATCGGCCGCGTTGCCCGCCGCTCTGCCGGCCAACCTCATCCCACCCAGCATGCGCAACCAGGCGCGTGCGCCGGCCCCGACGTCTGCCTTTGACCCGCCGCCTGCGACGcagcctcctccgcctcagCCGTCATCGGCCCTCGATGACTTGTTCGGCCTcgactcgtcggcgcccaACCCGATGACGGCCGCTCCGGCCCAGGCACCCATGTCCACGGGAGGTTCCAACGCCAACGACCCGTTCGCGGGAGGCTCGGCTGTCTTGTCGCCGTCATCTCCCATCAGGAGCGCAGCCTCCAACTCGGCATTCAAGCCGTTCGTTCCATCCTCGTCTTTCGGCAAGGGCCTCTCCGCCCAGCCGACCGGCGATGGTCCCAAGCAAGCGCAGGCCGAGGATCTTTTGGACGACCACGACCCCGAGTCGAGCCAGCGGATAACGGGCGAGACCACCGAGCTCGCAAATCTTTCGAACCAGATCGGCTCGCTGTCCAAGGAGATGCAGGACGTCCAAGGCAAGAGGACCGTCACCCAGAACGAATTTAATCAAACAAGCTCGCAGAAAAAGAACTTTGAGCAGAGGCTGGCGCAGCTTCGGACCCTGTACGAAaaggaggccgccgacgcccgggccctcgaggagcagctgcgGAAGTCTCGAGCCGATACCCAGAGGCTCCAAGGCGAATGCATGGCCTTGGAGGGGGAGTACAGGGACGCCCAGGCACAGCACCGGCAAGTGGCCGAGGCATTGCAGTCGGATCAGCAGGAGAATGCCGACCTGAGGGAACGTATCCGTGTCATCAATGGCGAGATTGCTCAGCTGAAGCCGCAGATTGAGAAGCTCAAGTCGGAGGCGCGTCAGCAGAaaggcctcgtcgccatcaacaAGAAGCAGCTGGCGACGACAGAGAATGAGCGCAACAAGCTCAAGGCGGAGGCAGAGGGCTCGGTCAGGGGGGGCGACGAAGGTTCTCGCCAACTTGACAGTGCTTCGCCGGCCCATGCATCGTCGGCTTACATCGCGAGCCCGACCTTGTCAACAAGCAGCGCCAACAATCCATTTTACAAGCGCACGGCGAGTGCGGACGTTGTCGGCCCCTTTCCCCTGCCCACGAGGTCCGTATCCAACAAGTCCTTTGACGACGTCTTCGGCCCGTCCTTGCCTCCCGGCTCGTCCAACACTCCGCCGCTACCAACAGGCGTGTTCAAGCAGCAGCATACCGGGAATTCTGCTACCAGCGTGGGATCGTACAACACGGCCAACACGGCCACCTCGACCCCGAACATGAGTCACCAGGGTACGATAATATCCGAGCCACCGGCTCCGCCTGAGTCAAGGCAGATCAGCTCCAGCTTCCTACCCTTCCCTGACCACACGGAGTCGCTGTCGTCATCCCGCCAAGTGTCACCTCCTGCGTCTCGCGCCGAAGGGTCGGCTGTGAGCTTGACGCCCATCCCCTACCTCGGCGACTCCAGCCCGCGTGTGCCTGCCACAATGGGTGTCCCGACGACGTCCGAGGATGAAGACGAGAAGGGCAAGGCTGCGAGTCCCGCCACCCCCACCAATATTCCCGGGAGTTTCTATCctgccatcatggccgagacTGCCCAAAAGGCCTCTCAGGGCGAGACCCTTGCCGTGAATGAACCTGAACAATTCAGGAACACCGACCAGGCCAAGGCAAAAACTGATTTCGACAATGCTTTTGCCGCCTTCGCATCCAGCAAAGACTCCAGCGCCGCGGAAGGCTCTAACACACAGGCCACATTCGACTCGGAGTTTCCGCCAATCTCGGAACTTGAACGCGAGGAAGATAGCGAATCGGATAGCGAGCAAGGCGGGTTTGATGATGATTTCACAACCGCATCCCCCCAGCAGAAATCCGGAGGCAAGAAATCGAGCAGAAAAGGACGTACGACTGCAGTTACCGACAAGACTGACGGCTTTGCCGCGGCAAAAGTGCCCATCGCAGACGACCAGCTGGCGGAGCCTGCGACTTCGAG CTTGGAGCAGCCACGGTCCGCGGCTACCATGACCAATTCGAAAGCAGCTGATACGCAGTCGACAGCATTTGGGAATGACATGTTTGGTTCCGCTGCTCCGGCTCCAATGGCCTCGTCGAATCCACTGGCGAACGACGTATTGAGCTccgctgctcctgctccaaCGACCTTGAAGCCACTGGCGAACGACATTTTCAGTTCGCCTGCTCCGGCCCCGACGACATTGAAGCCACTGGTAAAGGACATTTTTAACCCTCCTGCTCCTGTTCCAGCCGTTTCAGCTCCTGGACCGATGAAGCCAGCGGCGAAGGGAGCTTTCGATGACCTGGATGAAGACTTTGATGGCCTGGAGGACGCAAAAGAGGGCTCGGCGGATGACGACTTTGCGAACATCTCTCGGGACGACTTCAATCCCGTCTTCGACAGCAGTCCGCCCACGAGTCAAGCAAAGAGCGAGTCGACTGCCTTTGGAAACGAGAGCAGCTTTGACTTTGTGCCCTCCCAGTCCGTtgccagcggcagcggcatggCAGGAGATGGCCCTCAGAAAGGCTCCGACAATCACGACTGGGATGCCATCTTTTCGGGCCTCGACAAGCCAACCACAGCCACCCCACCCGGTTTCAACAGCGAGAAATCCAAGAGTGATGGCAAGAAAGACAAAGGCCCTCTTCCAGGTACCGCCCTGGCTGAACCGGGGGAGCACGACGACCCGATCCTCAAGAATCTGACGGGCATGGGCTACTCGCGGAAGGATGCCGTGGCAGCGTTGGAAAAGTATGACTATAATTTGGAGAGG GCTGCCAACTTCTTAGCTAGCCAGTCATAG